Proteins encoded within one genomic window of Dyadobacter chenhuakuii:
- a CDS encoding sensor histidine kinase — MNIKSRLTLLFTMLVGSIMALFCIAIYFFYDQYREKQFYSFLNERGQTIAQLVEASQGISKADIEKIEKANNAILLNEEITIYDGSDSLIFTSGDEKFTLSKNILAEARGGKEIRTKHDNKEAIIIRHVLQDHRKPWVVMAVANDFPGMNQLKRLREILLIGWLLSLILVGVAGWQFANDAIKPVSDIISQVNNISAGNLHEKVTVGREKDELAALAQTFNQMLSRLEIAFIAQKNFVSHASHELRTPLALIMSEAELSLMKDRPTEEYKDALRGIWSEAREMNELVSRLLELARTEEHAFRVTFSKIRVDEVLWQAKASVQQKNPGYKVHIHYDNIPDDEEQLKRYGDESLLKTAFMNLMDNACKYSNDGTVNVFLEIHKDLIKIFFKDVGIGIAPDELPYIFDTFYRSATTISKAGYGIGLALTKRIINMQGASIEVESVMGSGTTFILKFPPF; from the coding sequence ATGAACATTAAATCGCGCCTGACATTGCTTTTTACCATGCTGGTAGGCTCCATCATGGCATTGTTCTGCATCGCCATTTACTTCTTTTACGACCAGTACAGGGAAAAACAATTCTATTCGTTTCTGAACGAACGCGGGCAGACCATTGCGCAGCTGGTAGAAGCGAGCCAGGGCATTAGTAAGGCGGACATTGAAAAAATTGAAAAAGCGAATAATGCCATTCTGCTGAATGAAGAAATAACCATCTACGACGGCTCGGATTCACTCATATTTACAAGCGGGGACGAGAAATTTACCCTTTCCAAAAACATACTGGCAGAAGCCCGGGGAGGGAAGGAGATCCGCACCAAGCATGATAACAAAGAGGCTATCATTATCAGGCACGTTTTACAGGATCACAGGAAACCCTGGGTTGTGATGGCCGTGGCCAATGATTTTCCGGGAATGAACCAGTTGAAACGACTTCGTGAAATACTTTTGATAGGCTGGCTTTTATCCCTTATTCTGGTAGGCGTGGCTGGTTGGCAGTTTGCGAATGATGCCATTAAACCCGTTTCCGACATTATCTCACAGGTTAACAACATTTCGGCAGGCAACCTGCACGAGAAAGTGACGGTAGGAAGGGAAAAGGACGAACTGGCCGCACTCGCGCAGACATTCAACCAGATGCTGAGCCGGCTGGAGATAGCATTTATTGCCCAGAAAAACTTCGTTTCCCACGCATCGCATGAGCTGCGCACACCGCTTGCATTGATCATGAGCGAGGCCGAGCTGAGCCTGATGAAGGACCGGCCTACGGAAGAATATAAAGATGCATTAAGAGGAATCTGGTCTGAGGCTCGGGAAATGAATGAGCTGGTGAGCCGCCTCCTGGAACTGGCCCGAACGGAAGAACACGCATTCAGGGTAACATTCTCAAAAATAAGGGTGGATGAAGTTCTCTGGCAGGCAAAAGCATCCGTACAGCAGAAGAATCCGGGTTACAAGGTGCACATTCATTACGACAATATCCCTGATGATGAGGAGCAATTGAAGCGGTATGGCGACGAAAGCCTGCTCAAAACAGCATTCATGAACCTCATGGACAATGCCTGCAAATATTCCAATGATGGGACCGTGAATGTGTTTCTGGAAATCCATAAGGACCTGATCAAAATCTTTTTCAAAGATGTGGGCATAGGTATCGCGCCCGACGAGCTTCCTTATATTTTCGACACATTTTACAGAAGTGCCACCACAATCAGTAAGGCAGGTTATGGCATAGGACTGGCATTGACCAAGCGAATTATAAACATGCAGGGTGCCAGCATTGAGGTTGAGTCAGTTATGGGCTCAGGAACGACATTCATTCTGAAATTCCCTCCTTTTTAA
- a CDS encoding mechanosensitive ion channel family protein, with amino-acid sequence MNEFLNVLDYRNLPWLIVLVATVIGLICSAIVINLIKITASRKEWRAVRAIKDNLTSVLYFFIPLVLITASLKTYSFGNKEYYWTFTISKVMLIAVTTWLMTRIVIIVEKVLIDQLDFTSPDNNQARRLFTKIKFVKRIVIILIIIIGVSILLLSFESVRQYGVGILTSAGIFSVIIGFAAQKSLANLMAGIQIAFTQPIKIDDVVIVEGEWGRIEEINLTYVVVNIWDLRRIVLPITYFIETPFQNWTRNDSALVGTAFFHLNYLTPVPKLREKLKEILDETPLWDGRSWALQVTDTQGQLMVVRAIMSARNSSQTFDLRCLVREKMIEFISQEYPEALPSHRIEEAHKQENMLPETKLNR; translated from the coding sequence ATGAATGAATTTTTGAATGTGCTCGATTATCGGAATTTGCCGTGGTTAATCGTGCTGGTCGCGACTGTCATCGGTCTGATATGCAGCGCAATCGTTATTAATCTTATCAAAATCACAGCTTCAAGGAAGGAATGGCGGGCAGTCAGGGCGATTAAAGACAACCTTACAAGTGTGCTTTATTTCTTCATTCCGCTTGTCTTAATCACCGCCTCGCTTAAAACTTATTCTTTTGGCAATAAGGAGTACTACTGGACCTTCACGATCAGTAAGGTGATGTTAATCGCAGTGACAACGTGGCTCATGACGCGCATTGTCATCATTGTCGAAAAAGTACTGATTGACCAGCTTGATTTTACCTCGCCGGACAACAACCAGGCCAGACGCTTGTTCACTAAGATCAAGTTCGTGAAGCGCATTGTAATTATCCTGATCATTATTATAGGCGTTTCTATCCTGTTGCTGAGCTTCGAAAGCGTGCGGCAATATGGGGTTGGTATCCTTACATCTGCGGGTATTTTCAGTGTGATTATTGGTTTTGCAGCGCAAAAATCGCTGGCTAATCTCATGGCCGGAATTCAGATCGCATTCACACAGCCGATTAAGATCGATGACGTTGTTATTGTGGAAGGCGAATGGGGACGCATTGAAGAAATTAACTTGACCTACGTGGTGGTCAACATCTGGGACTTGCGAAGGATTGTCCTTCCGATCACTTACTTTATTGAAACACCATTCCAAAACTGGACGCGCAATGACAGTGCGCTCGTGGGAACCGCTTTTTTTCACCTCAACTATCTGACGCCTGTCCCGAAACTCAGGGAAAAGCTGAAAGAGATCCTGGATGAAACACCGCTTTGGGATGGCCGTTCATGGGCATTGCAGGTAACGGATACGCAAGGGCAGCTCATGGTAGTGCGAGCCATCATGTCGGCCCGGAATTCTTCCCAGACATTCGATTTGCGCTGCCTGGTCCGGGAAAAAATGATTGAATTTATTTCCCAGGAATATCCGGAAGCATTGCCCAGCCACCGGATCGAAGAAGCGCACAAGCAGGAAAATATGCTGCCCGAAACGAAACTCAACAGATAA
- a CDS encoding N-acetylmuramoyl-L-alanine amidase-like domain-containing protein — MIRIIVLSICLLSATASFAQLAVQKVFAQKMDLPESRDIGTQVLRMGESFLGTPYVAGTLEGNPTERLVCKFDGLDCTTLVESAVALAIAKNENPTYEGFKNELTKLRYRDGVIDGYPSRLHYVLDWMYENEKRGRLENITTKVGGVPFRKEINFMSNHANLYPSMAETAVWEKVREQESTINTREHSYIPKSGIHKAEPMLHDGDIVAFTSSVEGLDVNHMGIISKVGSRAYLIHASSTGKKVIMTSVPLAEYVASVPKHTGMIVARLNDI, encoded by the coding sequence ATGATCAGAATTATTGTTCTATCCATTTGTCTTCTTTCAGCAACCGCTTCATTTGCACAGCTCGCTGTTCAAAAGGTGTTTGCACAGAAAATGGATTTACCGGAGAGCAGGGATATCGGGACGCAGGTTTTGCGTATGGGTGAATCGTTTCTGGGAACGCCGTATGTTGCGGGAACATTGGAAGGAAATCCAACAGAACGGCTTGTGTGCAAATTCGATGGGCTGGACTGCACTACACTGGTGGAAAGCGCTGTGGCTCTGGCCATCGCCAAAAACGAAAACCCTACTTACGAAGGGTTCAAAAACGAGCTGACCAAATTGCGTTACCGGGACGGCGTTATAGACGGATATCCTTCGAGACTGCATTATGTGCTCGATTGGATGTATGAGAATGAAAAGCGAGGACGACTTGAAAACATTACGACCAAAGTTGGCGGCGTCCCGTTCAGGAAGGAAATCAATTTTATGTCCAATCATGCAAATCTTTATCCCTCTATGGCTGAAACGGCTGTCTGGGAAAAAGTGCGTGAGCAGGAAAGCACCATTAATACGCGGGAGCACAGTTATATCCCCAAGTCGGGCATCCATAAAGCGGAGCCTATGCTGCACGATGGCGACATTGTTGCATTTACGTCCTCCGTGGAAGGCCTTGACGTTAACCATATGGGGATCATTTCCAAAGTAGGCAGCCGCGCTTACCTGATCCACGCATCGTCTACGGGCAAAAAGGTGATTATGACCAGTGTGCCGCTTGCGGAATATGTAGCTTCGGTCCCCAAGCATACGGGAATGATCGTAGCGCGACTCAACGATATCTGA
- a CDS encoding alpha-amylase family protein, whose amino-acid sequence MPTVNKDKFIVYQVFTRLFGNQCATNKLYGSIEENGCGKFNDITETALAALTDFGITHVWYTGVLEHATLTDYSEFGINADHPLIVKGIAGSPYAVKDYYDVDPDLAVDVNNRMQEFEQLVQRTHDKGLKVIIDFIPNHVARQYFSDARSSDVRDFGEDDDNTVSFNPKNNFYYIPNHDFVVPEGHKPPVEITAPYHERPAKATGNDVFQAQPSQYDWYETIKLNYGVDYQNGGLRYFDPIPSTWLKMYDILRFWTEKGVDGFRCDMAEMVPAEFWAWVIPKVKELKDSVIFIAEIYNPAQYHHYIKTGKFDYLYDKVGLYNSLRSLMEGHGTVEDITRIWQQESGDISENMLRFLENHDEQRIASRYFAGDPWAAIPAMTLSATLHTGPMMIYFGQELGANPVEAEGFQGEDGRTTIFDYWGVTEFQQWVNGGKFDLEKLTADQKKLRAFYETLNHFVRENEAVYAGSFYDLQYANVDGQSQNYDKRLQYSYLRFTENQKLLFICNFDKEKTVETTVKIPQDAWENFLKLGNTAAYRLKPVFPTFIPSPSLRTNEITSTGVQVGLAPNSVSVYEIEAK is encoded by the coding sequence ATGCCCACGGTTAATAAAGATAAATTCATAGTATATCAGGTATTTACCCGCCTATTCGGGAACCAGTGCGCGACTAACAAATTGTACGGCTCCATTGAAGAAAATGGCTGCGGAAAGTTTAATGATATCACCGAAACTGCGCTTGCTGCACTGACTGATTTTGGCATTACGCACGTGTGGTATACGGGTGTGCTGGAACATGCGACATTGACCGATTACAGTGAATTTGGAATAAATGCCGACCATCCCCTGATCGTAAAAGGAATCGCAGGCTCACCCTATGCTGTTAAAGACTATTACGACGTAGATCCGGACCTCGCGGTGGACGTTAATAATCGAATGCAGGAGTTTGAGCAGCTTGTTCAGCGGACGCATGACAAGGGTTTGAAAGTGATTATCGACTTCATTCCTAACCATGTTGCCAGACAGTATTTTTCGGATGCCAGGTCTTCGGACGTCAGGGATTTTGGAGAGGATGACGATAATACGGTAAGTTTTAATCCAAAAAACAACTTTTATTACATTCCCAACCATGATTTTGTGGTCCCTGAGGGTCATAAGCCGCCCGTCGAGATTACTGCCCCATATCATGAACGGCCGGCCAAAGCAACCGGTAACGACGTTTTCCAGGCACAGCCAAGCCAGTACGACTGGTATGAGACCATTAAGCTGAATTATGGTGTGGATTATCAAAACGGCGGATTGCGCTATTTTGATCCTATCCCTTCGACCTGGCTGAAAATGTACGATATCCTCCGCTTCTGGACCGAGAAAGGTGTAGATGGTTTCCGGTGTGATATGGCGGAAATGGTCCCGGCTGAGTTTTGGGCTTGGGTTATACCAAAGGTTAAGGAGCTGAAAGACAGCGTTATCTTCATTGCCGAAATCTATAATCCTGCTCAATATCATCATTATATCAAGACAGGAAAGTTTGACTATTTGTACGATAAAGTAGGCTTATACAATTCTTTGCGGAGCCTGATGGAAGGCCATGGAACGGTGGAGGACATTACGCGCATATGGCAGCAGGAATCGGGTGATATCAGTGAAAATATGCTCCGGTTCCTTGAAAATCACGATGAGCAACGCATTGCGTCGCGGTACTTTGCGGGCGATCCGTGGGCAGCGATTCCAGCTATGACATTGAGCGCTACATTGCATACAGGTCCGATGATGATCTATTTCGGCCAGGAGCTGGGGGCCAATCCCGTGGAGGCGGAAGGTTTCCAGGGTGAAGACGGGCGCACGACCATTTTCGATTATTGGGGCGTTACCGAATTCCAGCAATGGGTCAATGGCGGGAAATTTGATCTGGAAAAACTCACTGCAGACCAGAAAAAATTGCGCGCTTTTTACGAAACGCTCAACCACTTTGTCCGTGAAAACGAAGCCGTTTATGCCGGATCGTTTTACGATTTACAATATGCGAATGTCGACGGCCAATCTCAAAATTACGACAAAAGGCTGCAATACAGCTATTTGCGTTTCACTGAAAATCAGAAGCTGCTTTTTATTTGCAATTTTGATAAAGAAAAAACTGTTGAAACAACCGTTAAAATCCCACAGGACGCCTGGGAAAACTTTCTGAAATTAGGCAATACGGCGGCTTACAGATTGAAACCGGTTTTCCCGACATTCATTCCTTCTCCAAGCCTGAGGACCAATGAGATCACATCTACGGGTGTGCAGGTGGGACTGGCGCCCAACTCTGTTTCGGTATATGAAATTGAGGCAAAATGA
- a CDS encoding tetratricopeptide repeat protein, with protein sequence MLTLLTPGVTLAQDFSECQRIVKELLPVFNRSFEENNPALLREDTYQRGLRNLQAAYALYHKQAFQPSDSVQRMNNEAVILALLGNFQKAHHIMEELDLSSQDPHLHYNRGLFGMLSGKYDAARNDFTDAPGGTQAILNTLVSYGKQKKYGDALSFANGNNAKNTSGKWNYNLGMVYKYKGQLPEAVDEMATAIRQKDEMAYRLQRGDMLMRTGDEKKAVKDFEKVSRNHLKAQIRYANALLSLNQFGQAKAVFEKYLETDDRTFRGDAYLGMAHSFYGLKQISEAQRYYKLASTLKRETPALQSGIANTHLSKHEYQTAFTLFDRVIKKDSTYLPAYLGRAVSYYGQKKYDLALKDFKKAESALNEDNKFFADLFVTKAFSEYYLKQVNLAQDDFNKAIRLDPTRYEALAGMSSIMIDQKRYSEAGQFLSKALVYEQGYDLMWSNYGNLLMHFDMYKKGYQVFKKAVSLNPANVNAQNGWGIVLLENDQLDKSMALFDSLVKEKPELPFLHNNHGIIQAYIGNRHEQRHQVNEANARYDGAYNDFKTALDNAPSRKFYNVNQGNVYRYLDNFDQAKLSYQAYQDKSALNNTAVMYAGKDKMKEAKYYLGVALQIDSLHRVFQYNMTILAKGKQKEMMRLVASADENSPFSDIGIKYSRDGFVTIYLYDYEYDVLTFPGRHYMPLPVAEYKEDYFIPEYDFKMIPYEKKKGDKEKKKHIRYKSQKVKLPGSRGKSGTKCPVLF encoded by the coding sequence ATGTTGACGCTTTTAACTCCCGGCGTTACGTTAGCACAGGATTTCAGTGAATGCCAGCGGATAGTCAAAGAGCTGCTTCCCGTTTTTAACCGGTCTTTCGAGGAAAATAACCCCGCGCTGCTTCGTGAAGACACTTACCAGCGAGGCCTCCGCAATTTACAAGCCGCTTACGCGCTATATCACAAACAGGCTTTTCAGCCATCCGATTCTGTGCAGCGCATGAACAATGAGGCCGTTATTCTCGCGTTGCTTGGCAACTTTCAAAAGGCACATCACATTATGGAAGAGCTGGATTTGAGCAGCCAGGATCCGCATTTACATTATAACAGGGGGCTTTTTGGCATGTTGTCCGGTAAATACGACGCTGCAAGAAATGACTTTACGGATGCGCCCGGCGGCACGCAGGCCATTTTGAACACATTGGTTTCCTATGGTAAGCAGAAAAAATATGGCGATGCATTGAGCTTTGCCAATGGTAACAATGCAAAAAACACCAGCGGGAAGTGGAATTACAATCTCGGAATGGTTTACAAATACAAAGGCCAGCTTCCCGAGGCTGTGGATGAAATGGCAACGGCCATCCGCCAGAAAGATGAAATGGCTTACCGCTTGCAAAGGGGCGACATGCTCATGCGGACGGGCGATGAAAAGAAAGCGGTGAAGGATTTTGAAAAGGTTTCACGAAACCATCTGAAAGCGCAGATCCGCTACGCCAATGCGTTGTTATCACTCAATCAGTTTGGCCAGGCGAAGGCCGTTTTTGAAAAATATCTTGAAACAGATGACCGTACTTTCCGGGGCGATGCCTATCTGGGAATGGCGCACTCGTTTTATGGTTTAAAGCAGATCAGTGAAGCGCAGCGCTATTATAAGCTGGCCTCAACATTAAAACGTGAAACGCCTGCGCTGCAATCGGGAATAGCTAATACGCACCTTTCAAAACATGAATATCAGACAGCATTCACACTTTTTGACCGGGTTATAAAAAAGGACTCGACTTATTTACCAGCCTACCTGGGTCGTGCAGTTTCCTATTACGGGCAAAAAAAGTATGACCTGGCATTGAAAGATTTTAAGAAAGCAGAGAGCGCCCTGAACGAGGATAACAAGTTTTTTGCAGATCTTTTTGTGACAAAAGCATTCTCCGAATATTATCTGAAACAGGTTAATCTAGCCCAGGACGACTTCAACAAGGCAATCAGGCTGGATCCCACGCGCTACGAGGCGCTGGCCGGCATGAGCAGCATCATGATTGACCAGAAGCGCTATTCCGAAGCCGGGCAGTTCCTATCGAAAGCACTCGTATATGAGCAAGGTTATGACCTGATGTGGAGCAATTACGGAAATCTTCTCATGCATTTTGATATGTATAAAAAGGGATATCAGGTTTTCAAGAAAGCCGTTTCACTCAATCCCGCCAATGTGAACGCACAGAACGGATGGGGGATCGTCTTGCTTGAAAATGACCAGCTGGATAAGTCAATGGCGTTGTTTGACAGTCTGGTTAAAGAAAAGCCTGAGCTGCCGTTTTTACACAATAACCATGGTATCATTCAGGCGTATATAGGAAACAGGCATGAACAGCGGCATCAGGTCAATGAGGCAAATGCAAGATATGACGGGGCTTACAACGATTTTAAAACTGCCCTCGATAATGCACCTTCGCGGAAATTTTACAATGTGAACCAAGGGAATGTATATCGTTATCTCGACAATTTCGATCAGGCAAAACTGAGTTACCAGGCCTATCAGGACAAAAGCGCATTGAATAATACGGCGGTCATGTATGCGGGCAAAGACAAGATGAAGGAGGCCAAATATTATCTGGGCGTTGCATTACAAATTGATTCGCTGCATCGCGTTTTTCAGTATAATATGACTATTCTGGCCAAAGGAAAGCAGAAGGAAATGATGCGGCTCGTAGCGTCAGCCGATGAGAACAGCCCGTTTTCTGATATAGGGATAAAATACAGCCGTGACGGTTTTGTGACGATATATCTCTACGATTATGAATATGATGTGCTTACATTTCCCGGAAGACATTACATGCCGCTTCCCGTTGCTGAGTACAAGGAAGACTATTTTATACCGGAATACGATTTTAAGATGATCCCTTATGAGAAGAAAAAGGGAGATAAGGAGAAGAAAAAGCACATCCGCTACAAAAGTCAGAAGGTAAAACTGCCTGGATCGCGTGGGAAATCAGGGACAAAATGCCCGGTTTTATTTTAA
- a CDS encoding response regulator, whose translation MRIVIIEDEKDLGVLMRNFLVKQLHIKSPEASIKVAASLTEGFQCIVELNPDWIFIDNNLPDGKGINEIQRIKTSIIVKDTKIVMMSAMTNLREEAFKQGADYFLDKPISFVEVKNLFANNSNGHE comes from the coding sequence ATGAGAATTGTAATTATTGAAGATGAAAAGGATCTGGGTGTGTTGATGCGCAATTTTCTAGTGAAACAGTTACATATTAAGTCTCCGGAGGCATCCATAAAGGTGGCTGCTTCGCTTACAGAAGGCTTTCAGTGTATAGTTGAACTTAATCCTGACTGGATTTTCATTGATAATAACTTGCCCGATGGAAAAGGAATTAATGAGATTCAGCGCATTAAGACTTCCATAATCGTTAAAGACACGAAGATCGTAATGATGAGTGCTATGACAAATCTGCGTGAGGAAGCTTTCAAACAAGGTGCGGATTACTTCCTGGACAAACCGATCAGTTTCGTTGAAGTGAAGAACCTGTTTGCTAATAACAGCAACGGTCACGAATAA
- a CDS encoding YtxH domain-containing protein, whose translation MNGNKAFWGIITAAAVGAVIGLLFAPEDGNKTIKKIKKKTNSLASDLIDALEKSKEKASDVAGQIKEEGEEYKNAAFDKAEEYSNTAKEEINRYQ comes from the coding sequence ATGAATGGTAATAAAGCATTTTGGGGAATCATAACAGCAGCAGCGGTTGGAGCAGTAATCGGGTTGCTATTTGCGCCAGAAGACGGTAACAAGACAATAAAGAAAATCAAGAAAAAAACGAATAGCCTCGCATCTGATCTGATCGACGCGCTCGAAAAAAGCAAAGAAAAGGCTTCTGATGTAGCCGGACAGATTAAGGAAGAAGGCGAAGAATATAAAAACGCAGCTTTCGACAAGGCAGAAGAATATTCGAACACTGCAAAAGAAGAAATCAACAGATATCAATAA
- the rpoN gene encoding RNA polymerase factor sigma-54 codes for MQRQTQTQRQTLKYSPLQIQMLNLLHLTTMELEQRIKEELEENPILEEGKDDNASEDTVDDFQDPADTGTGDDNTMQDYYDWDEFRDDDVPDYKTYANNQSPDNELYTRPMVETISFRDDLKQQVHFLRLDERQQLIADFILDSLDEDGFLRRESDVIADDISFANSMFIDTEEVNWMLKIIQQLDPAGIAASDLRECLLIQLGRIENQDDTWKWACKIVTDAFDELGSRNYDKIMRITGLDEESLKKAIALITTLNPKPASGLRNDSIVNESIKPDFMLRYTEDGDIEVQLTWGNSPALRLNKLFTQMAEQKNDKATNQFLKNKMNSAKWFIDAIKQRENTMLSTLRAIVKLQYDYFQTGDIKKLRPMILKDVAEIISMDISTVSRVTTNKYVQTPFGIVLLKDLFTEGVTNEDGTEVSNREIQEAIREIVGAEDKRHPYNDQQITDMLSEKGYSVARRTVAKYREQLNIPTARLRVTI; via the coding sequence ATGCAAAGACAAACGCAGACGCAAAGACAGACCCTGAAATATTCTCCGTTGCAAATTCAGATGCTGAATTTACTGCATTTGACAACAATGGAGCTTGAACAAAGAATTAAAGAGGAGCTTGAAGAAAATCCTATTTTAGAGGAGGGTAAGGACGATAATGCTTCGGAAGATACTGTTGACGACTTTCAAGATCCTGCCGACACCGGAACCGGTGATGATAATACCATGCAGGATTATTACGACTGGGATGAGTTCAGGGACGATGATGTTCCGGATTATAAGACTTATGCCAACAACCAGTCGCCTGATAATGAGCTTTACACACGTCCTATGGTGGAAACAATTTCCTTCCGGGACGACCTTAAACAGCAAGTACATTTCCTGAGGCTGGACGAGCGCCAGCAGCTGATTGCGGATTTTATTCTGGATTCCCTGGATGAAGATGGTTTCCTGAGACGTGAAAGCGATGTAATTGCCGATGATATTTCCTTTGCCAACAGCATGTTTATTGACACCGAAGAGGTCAATTGGATGCTTAAAATCATTCAGCAGCTTGATCCCGCAGGAATCGCGGCGAGCGATCTTCGGGAATGTCTGCTGATTCAGCTTGGCCGCATCGAAAACCAGGACGACACCTGGAAGTGGGCCTGCAAAATTGTTACAGATGCGTTTGATGAGCTGGGTTCAAGAAATTATGACAAGATCATGCGCATTACCGGCCTCGACGAGGAATCGTTGAAGAAGGCCATCGCACTGATCACCACATTGAATCCAAAACCAGCATCCGGCCTCCGCAATGATTCCATCGTGAATGAAAGCATTAAGCCGGATTTTATGCTTCGGTATACGGAGGACGGTGATATAGAAGTGCAGCTTACATGGGGTAACAGCCCGGCTTTGCGGTTGAACAAATTGTTTACCCAAATGGCCGAACAAAAGAACGATAAGGCAACGAACCAGTTCCTGAAAAATAAGATGAATTCGGCGAAATGGTTCATTGATGCGATCAAGCAGCGTGAAAACACAATGCTGAGCACATTAAGGGCCATCGTTAAGTTGCAATACGACTATTTCCAAACGGGCGACATCAAGAAGTTACGCCCCATGATCCTGAAAGACGTTGCCGAGATCATCAGTATGGATATTTCGACAGTATCGAGGGTAACGACGAATAAATACGTTCAGACACCTTTCGGGATCGTACTGCTCAAAGACCTTTTCACAGAAGGCGTTACCAATGAGGACGGCACAGAGGTTTCCAACCGTGAAATTCAGGAGGCGATCCGGGAGATCGTAGGAGCAGAAGACAAAAGACATCCATACAACGACCAGCAAATTACAGACATGCTTTCTGAAAAAGGCTATTCTGTGGCTAGAAGGACCGTTGCGAAATACCGGGAACAATTAAATATCCCGACTGCAAGATTAAGAGTAACCATTTAA